A DNA window from Vagococcus penaei contains the following coding sequences:
- a CDS encoding phosphotransferase family protein — protein sequence MIFKFDNNWNLQPLKGDTGKAYKGIRDGEEVFLKRNSTPFLAALSREGLTPKLLWTKRTGNGDIVTAQEWLNGQQLSMIDMVENDEVIRILNHLHHSESLRSMLQRMGGHEKSAFDFLRDYVEDLPEALKTDEFLVRVFRYLEDHLPTYHSKYYVACHGDVMHKNWVQSEDGTVFLVDWDYSILSDPALDFGAILGCYLPISEWASWLERYGETPNENLIERVKWYAAINLLLQIKRSYLTKDQESFKNYVALLEKIELI from the coding sequence GTGATATTTAAATTTGATAATAACTGGAATCTCCAACCGCTAAAAGGAGACACCGGTAAAGCTTATAAAGGAATAAGAGATGGTGAAGAGGTTTTTCTAAAACGGAATTCAACACCGTTTTTAGCAGCATTATCGCGAGAAGGTTTGACACCTAAATTATTATGGACGAAGCGAACGGGTAATGGCGACATCGTGACGGCACAAGAGTGGTTAAATGGTCAACAGTTATCAATGATTGATATGGTGGAAAATGATGAAGTGATTCGGATTTTAAATCATCTGCATCATTCTGAATCATTGCGTTCGATGTTGCAACGTATGGGTGGTCACGAGAAATCCGCTTTTGACTTCTTAAGAGATTATGTCGAAGATTTGCCTGAGGCGTTAAAGACGGATGAGTTTTTAGTACGAGTATTTCGTTATTTAGAAGATCATCTGCCGACCTATCATTCAAAGTATTATGTGGCTTGTCATGGAGATGTCATGCATAAAAATTGGGTCCAATCAGAAGATGGTACAGTGTTTTTAGTTGATTGGGATTATTCAATTCTTTCTGATCCAGCACTTGATTTTGGTGCTATTTTAGGTTGTTATTTACCGATTTCTGAGTGGGCTAGTTGGCTCGAACGTTATGGTGAAACACCGAATGAGAATTTAATAGAACGTGTAAAATGGTATGCAGCAATCAATTTATTATTGCAGATTAAGCGAAGTTATCTAACGAAAGATCAAGAATCTTTTAAAAATTATGTCGCATTATTAGAAAAAATAGAATTAATTTAA
- the trmB gene encoding tRNA (guanosine(46)-N7)-methyltransferase TrmB, producing MRLRNKPGAKETIANNPQYILTDASDWKGRWDERFEKKQPIHIEVGSGKGQFIVGMAKANPTINYIGIELQTNAIISILEKQLVEKLPNLQLLLVDGADLTEYFADGEVDQVYLNFSDPWPKTRHIKRRLTYKTFLATYEKIAKPGAELHFKTDNRGLFEYSLASLSQYGMVLNQVWLDLHETGLEGNVMTEYEEKFSGKGHPIYRLEARFTDKV from the coding sequence GTGAGATTAAGAAATAAACCAGGGGCAAAAGAAACAATTGCTAACAATCCACAGTACATTTTGACAGATGCAAGTGACTGGAAAGGTCGCTGGGATGAACGTTTTGAGAAGAAACAACCTATTCATATTGAAGTTGGAAGTGGTAAAGGGCAGTTTATTGTTGGAATGGCCAAAGCAAATCCAACAATAAACTATATTGGAATTGAATTACAGACTAATGCAATCATTTCAATTTTAGAAAAGCAGTTAGTCGAAAAATTACCAAATCTGCAGTTACTATTAGTTGATGGGGCTGATTTAACTGAGTATTTTGCAGACGGTGAAGTCGATCAAGTATATTTAAACTTTTCAGATCCATGGCCTAAAACACGTCATATTAAACGTCGATTAACGTATAAGACGTTCTTAGCAACTTATGAAAAAATTGCTAAACCTGGTGCGGAATTACATTTTAAAACAGATAATCGTGGATTATTCGAGTATTCTTTAGCAAGCTTGTCGCAATATGGTATGGTTTTAAATCAAGTTTGGCTTGATTTACATGAGACTGGTTTAGAAGGTAATGTCATGACAGAATACGAAGAAAAATTTTCTGGAAAAGGACATCCTATTTATCGTTTAGAAGCTCGATTTACTGATAAAGTGTGA
- a CDS encoding IS1182 family transposase: protein MLKKQDMSKRNQIGFYSLEDLVPKEHLLRDIDKYVDFNFIYKLVEDKYDESNGRPSIDPVLLIKLPLIQYLYGIKSMRQTIKDVEVNMAYRWFLGLDIEDAVPHFSTFGKNYSRRFRGTDIFEQIFYGILEQCIEAELVDTSEVFIDGTHIKAHANNKKYESNEVTEETLFYVESLQKEVEIDREKRLKKPLKRREESENQVKHKKISKTDDESGWFHKGEHKQVFAYAAQVACDKNGWVLGYTTHPGNQHDSRTFIDIYNKLQSHFTLDKLVMDAGYKTPGIAHLLFQNNLTPIFPYKRPMTKKGFYKKHDYVYDEYYDQYICPNVKILSYTTTNRDGYREYKSNTSDCSQCPLIAYCTESKEKRKLIQRHLWENDMERCEDIRHSLGMKAIYNNRKQTIERLFGTAKEFHGLRYTNLIGKEKMHMKIGLTFACLNIKKLAKMLKLRDLKGSIFLSILGILSKIMIRYKKTNQLPFMSNWFVFNLSTT from the coding sequence ATGCTAAAAAAACAAGATATGAGCAAACGTAATCAAATTGGTTTTTATTCTCTAGAAGATTTAGTTCCCAAGGAACATCTATTAAGAGATATTGATAAATATGTAGATTTTAATTTTATTTATAAGTTAGTTGAAGATAAATACGATGAATCAAATGGCCGCCCTAGTATAGATCCGGTTCTATTAATTAAACTTCCGTTGATTCAGTATCTTTATGGTATAAAAAGTATGAGACAAACTATTAAAGATGTTGAGGTTAACATGGCTTATCGCTGGTTTTTAGGTTTGGATATCGAAGATGCTGTTCCTCACTTCTCAACCTTTGGCAAAAATTATTCTAGAAGATTTCGTGGTACAGATATCTTTGAACAAATATTTTACGGCATATTAGAACAGTGTATTGAAGCTGAATTAGTGGATACTTCTGAAGTATTTATTGATGGTACTCATATAAAAGCACATGCAAATAATAAAAAATATGAAAGTAACGAAGTTACTGAAGAAACTCTTTTTTATGTGGAATCACTACAAAAAGAAGTTGAAATAGATAGAGAAAAAAGATTAAAAAAGCCCTTAAAAAGAAGAGAGGAAAGTGAAAATCAGGTAAAACATAAAAAAATTAGTAAAACAGATGATGAGAGTGGTTGGTTCCATAAAGGAGAGCATAAACAGGTTTTTGCTTATGCTGCACAAGTAGCATGTGACAAGAATGGTTGGGTTTTAGGATATACAACTCATCCTGGTAATCAACATGATAGTCGGACATTCATCGATATCTATAATAAATTACAAAGTCACTTTACCTTAGATAAATTAGTAATGGACGCTGGATACAAAACACCTGGTATAGCCCATTTATTATTTCAAAATAATTTAACACCTATTTTTCCATATAAAAGACCTATGACCAAAAAAGGATTTTATAAAAAACATGATTATGTTTACGATGAATACTACGATCAATATATCTGCCCTAATGTGAAAATTTTAAGCTATACAACAACTAACAGAGACGGATATCGTGAATACAAAAGTAATACGTCTGATTGTAGTCAATGCCCTTTGATTGCCTATTGTACTGAGTCAAAAGAAAAGAGGAAATTAATTCAACGACATTTATGGGAAAATGATATGGAACGTTGTGAAGACATACGTCATTCCCTTGGAATGAAAGCTATATATAATAATCGAAAACAAACAATTGAGCGATTATTTGGAACGGCAAAAGAATTTCATGGCTTACGTTACACTAATTTAATTGGGAAAGAAAAAATGCACATGAAAATTGGGCTCACTTTCGCATGCCTTAACATTAAAAAATTAGCAAAAATGCTTAAATTAAGAGACCTGAAGGGCTCTATTTTTTTATCTATTTTGGGAATTTTATCAAAAATAATGATAAGATACAAAAAAACAAACCAATTACCCTTTATGAGCAACTGGTTTGTCTTCAATCTGAGCACAACATAG
- a CDS encoding OsmC family protein, which produces MAIEVYKAETYSTEGLQVVCRARQFEMVLDEPKNIGGTDAGMTPVEALLCSLGACKVIVARAFSKSHKIHLKDIRVELEGELDTDGFMGKNSEAKIGFSKITSHFFIDADNTEDEIIAFVEFINATCPVHDTMSISPKFDTKVNII; this is translated from the coding sequence ATGGCAATTGAAGTCTACAAAGCTGAAACGTATTCAACAGAAGGGTTACAAGTTGTTTGTCGAGCAAGACAATTTGAAATGGTACTCGATGAACCGAAAAATATTGGAGGAACAGATGCAGGTATGACACCTGTTGAAGCCTTATTATGTTCACTTGGTGCCTGTAAAGTCATTGTTGCTCGTGCCTTTTCAAAAAGTCATAAAATCCACTTAAAAGATATTCGGGTTGAATTAGAAGGCGAATTGGATACTGATGGATTCATGGGAAAGAATTCTGAAGCTAAAATCGGCTTCTCCAAAATCACCTCACACTTCTTTATCGATGCAGATAATACCGAAGATGAAATTATCGCATTTGTTGAGTTTATTAATGCTACATGCCCTGTCCATGATACGATGTCTATTAGTCCAAAATTTGATACAAAAGTCAACATTATCTAA
- a CDS encoding PepSY domain-containing protein has translation MGHNQKNAKDFYSKGLSTGVGIGLTIGMISGAIATYFYKKNKTLSADDILEIVKTAFLQEGPIEGSWIHFKKEPSQKFAIKTKVYTGGISRIEDGELVQYEFVADAYTGSIIDIYRL, from the coding sequence ATGGGTCATAATCAAAAAAATGCTAAAGATTTTTATTCAAAAGGTCTTTCAACTGGTGTAGGAATTGGATTAACAATTGGTATGATTAGTGGAGCAATCGCAACTTATTTTTACAAAAAAAATAAAACGTTGTCAGCGGATGACATCTTAGAAATTGTCAAAACAGCCTTTTTACAAGAGGGACCAATCGAAGGCTCTTGGATTCACTTTAAAAAAGAACCATCTCAAAAATTTGCTATTAAAACAAAAGTTTATACTGGTGGTATTTCACGAATTGAAGATGGTGAATTAGTACAATATGAATTTGTTGCTGATGCTTATACCGGCTCAATTATTGACATTTACCGACTATAA
- the pepA gene encoding glutamyl aminopeptidase, whose protein sequence is MDDKLFQRIKQLTECQSVSGNEDNMRQLMAKEMAPLVDKIEYDGLGGVFGIKKSKVEDAPRIMLASHMDEVGFMVSQIMDNGLFRVVPLGGWNPYVVSAQRFTVQTKKGDFPAVSSSVPPHLLRGTTGQKSLDVSDILFDAGFESKEEAKSFGLCPGDTVVPDVETIQTANGKRIISKAWDNRYGCTLVLDVLETLKNQDLPNTLIAGANVQEEVGLRGAKVSTTKFKPDLFFAVDCSPADDIDGKKDANGRLDGGFLLRIFDPGMIMLKRMREYILETAEANEIPYQYFVSKGGTDAGAAHLANNGVPSAVIGVPGRYIHTHQTMFSVKDYEAAKAMVIKLITTLDKAAVDEIIYGK, encoded by the coding sequence ATGGATGATAAATTATTTCAACGAATCAAGCAATTAACCGAGTGTCAAAGTGTGAGTGGTAATGAGGATAATATGCGTCAACTAATGGCGAAAGAAATGGCACCATTAGTTGATAAAATTGAATACGATGGACTTGGTGGTGTGTTTGGGATCAAAAAAAGTAAGGTAGAGGACGCCCCCCGGATTATGTTAGCATCACACATGGATGAAGTAGGTTTCATGGTCTCTCAAATTATGGATAATGGTCTTTTTCGTGTCGTTCCTTTAGGTGGTTGGAATCCATATGTTGTTTCTGCGCAACGTTTTACTGTTCAAACAAAAAAAGGTGATTTTCCAGCAGTCTCTTCATCTGTACCGCCGCATTTATTACGTGGAACAACTGGTCAAAAATCGTTAGATGTTTCTGATATTTTATTTGATGCTGGTTTTGAATCAAAAGAAGAAGCTAAAAGTTTTGGCTTATGTCCAGGGGATACTGTTGTTCCTGATGTTGAAACTATTCAAACCGCCAATGGTAAACGAATTATTAGTAAAGCTTGGGACAATCGCTATGGTTGTACATTAGTACTAGATGTATTAGAAACACTAAAAAACCAAGACTTACCTAATACTTTAATTGCAGGTGCAAATGTTCAAGAAGAAGTTGGTTTACGTGGAGCGAAAGTGTCCACTACTAAGTTTAAGCCAGATTTGTTTTTTGCAGTAGATTGTTCACCAGCTGATGATATCGATGGTAAGAAGGATGCTAATGGTCGATTAGACGGTGGTTTCTTGTTGCGTATTTTTGATCCAGGAATGATTATGTTGAAACGGATGCGCGAGTATATTTTAGAAACAGCTGAAGCTAATGAGATTCCTTACCAATATTTTGTATCTAAAGGTGGAACAGATGCTGGAGCTGCTCATTTAGCCAATAATGGTGTGCCGAGTGCAGTGATTGGGGTTCCTGGTCGTTATATTCATACACATCAAACAATGTTTAGTGTGAAAGACTATGAAGCAGCAAAAGCTATGGTAATTAAATTGATTACAACTTTAGATAAAGCGGCTGTTGACGAGATTATTTACGGAAAGTAG
- a CDS encoding thioredoxin family protein, with protein sequence MIIPKSYEELATYVETGKNILFFTADWCGDCVYIKPSMPEIETAFPDYQFVQVDRDEFIEVCQEWNIFGIPSFVVLDNGKELGRFVSKDRKTKNEIMTFIESL encoded by the coding sequence GTGATTATACCTAAAAGTTATGAAGAACTAGCAACGTATGTTGAGACTGGAAAAAATATTTTGTTTTTTACGGCAGATTGGTGTGGAGATTGTGTCTACATCAAACCGAGTATGCCAGAAATTGAGACAGCTTTTCCTGACTATCAATTTGTTCAAGTTGATCGTGATGAATTTATTGAAGTATGCCAAGAATGGAATATCTTTGGTATTCCAAGTTTTGTCGTATTAGACAATGGTAAGGAATTAGGTCGTTTTGTTAGTAAAGACCGTAAAACAAAAAATGAAATTATGACATTTATTGAATCACTATAA
- a CDS encoding universal stress protein → MESQEYQSILVGTDGSEQAKLAFEKAIAVAQRNNAKVVVAHVLENRMYSGNMSFSTFTPEIVQDETNQAKELLNDYQELAKNLGYDNVETVLEFGSPKTLMSKELPEKYHTDLIMVGQSGLNAVERLVMGSVSDHIIRTAPCDVLVVRPEE, encoded by the coding sequence ATGGAATCACAAGAATATCAATCAATATTAGTAGGTACGGATGGTAGCGAGCAAGCTAAATTGGCATTTGAAAAAGCAATTGCAGTCGCACAACGTAACAACGCGAAAGTGGTTGTTGCTCACGTCTTAGAAAACAGAATGTATAGCGGAAATATGTCATTTTCAACTTTTACACCTGAAATAGTACAGGATGAAACAAATCAAGCCAAAGAATTATTAAATGACTATCAAGAATTGGCAAAGAATTTAGGTTATGATAATGTTGAAACTGTGTTAGAATTTGGCTCACCTAAAACCTTAATGTCCAAAGAGTTACCGGAAAAATATCACACAGATTTGATTATGGTAGGTCAGTCAGGTCTAAATGCTGTCGAACGATTAGTGATGGGTAGTGTTAGTGATCATATTATTCGGACAGCGCCATGTGATGTACTAGTTGTACGTCCAGAAGAATAA
- the ytpR gene encoding YtpR family tRNA-binding protein, whose translation MIISYNLDAVGDVLLIVMANGEGKDIKTERKEQVVKITDAATGEILGWNIFEASKMLPDLTGNGQIHLTDGQVLNLQTLIKKVGFTDELVIDQSPKFVVGFVKSCVPHPDSDHLSITETEVDNGDVLQIVCGAPNIEQGQKVVVAKVGAMMPDGLIIWPGELRGEASFGMICSAKELHLPDAPTKKGILELPADEITGREFVIGR comes from the coding sequence ATGATTATTAGTTATAATTTAGATGCTGTCGGTGATGTTTTGCTCATCGTTATGGCAAATGGTGAAGGAAAAGACATTAAAACAGAACGCAAAGAGCAAGTGGTTAAAATTACTGATGCAGCTACTGGTGAGATATTGGGATGGAATATTTTTGAAGCATCAAAAATGTTACCAGATTTAACTGGTAATGGGCAAATTCATTTAACAGACGGTCAAGTACTTAATTTGCAAACGCTTATTAAAAAAGTCGGATTTACTGATGAGTTAGTGATTGACCAGTCACCAAAATTTGTTGTTGGTTTTGTTAAAAGTTGTGTACCCCACCCAGATTCTGATCATTTAAGCATCACGGAAACAGAAGTAGATAATGGAGACGTGTTACAAATTGTTTGTGGTGCACCTAACATTGAACAAGGTCAAAAAGTAGTTGTAGCCAAAGTTGGAGCGATGATGCCTGATGGTTTAATCATTTGGCCAGGAGAATTACGTGGTGAAGCAAGCTTTGGGATGATTTGTTCTGCGAAAGAATTACATCTACCCGATGCTCCGACTAAGAAGGGAATTTTAGAGTTACCAGCTGATGAAATCACAGGACGTGAATTTGTGATTGGTCGGTAG
- a CDS encoding IreB family regulatory phosphoprotein — protein MSFTDETVRFDFSENKKEVSETLAIVYHALKEKGYNPINQIVGYLLSGDPAYIPRYQDARNLIRRHERDEIMEELVKNYLNQNGIDSL, from the coding sequence ATGAGTTTTACAGATGAAACAGTACGTTTTGATTTTAGTGAAAACAAAAAAGAGGTTAGTGAAACCCTAGCGATTGTTTACCATGCGTTAAAGGAAAAAGGGTATAACCCAATTAATCAAATCGTTGGATATTTGTTATCAGGTGACCCTGCTTATATCCCACGCTATCAAGATGCAAGAAATTTAATTCGCCGTCATGAACGCGATGAAATTATGGAAGAATTGGTTAAAAATTATCTTAACCAAAATGGTATCGATTCACTATGA
- the ruvX gene encoding Holliday junction resolvase RuvX, giving the protein MRKMGLDVGSRTVGVAVSDPMGWTAQGIEIIRINEDNGEFGLDRVAELVKEYQVVEFVVGLPKNMNNSIGPRAEASMAYGEMLIERFNLPVVYQDERLTTVQAERMLVEQANTSRAKRKKVIDKVAAVMILQNYLDQKQ; this is encoded by the coding sequence ATGAGAAAAATGGGATTAGATGTTGGTTCGCGAACTGTCGGAGTTGCAGTGAGTGATCCTATGGGTTGGACTGCTCAAGGGATTGAAATCATTAGAATTAATGAAGACAATGGTGAATTTGGTTTAGATCGTGTAGCAGAATTAGTTAAAGAATATCAGGTAGTTGAATTTGTTGTAGGACTACCTAAAAATATGAATAACTCAATTGGTCCACGTGCTGAGGCTTCAATGGCGTACGGTGAGATGTTAATTGAACGATTTAATTTACCTGTTGTGTATCAAGATGAACGTTTAACAACGGTTCAAGCCGAACGTATGTTGGTTGAGCAAGCTAACACCTCACGTGCTAAACGTAAAAAAGTTATTGATAAAGTCGCAGCAGTTATGATTTTACAAAACTACTTAGACCAAAAGCAGTAG
- a CDS encoding DUF1292 domain-containing protein: MTHEHNHDHDHEHDQDDLITLVDDEGNEVLFRIHLTIDGQEQFGKDYVLLYDASTPEGEEVELLAYAYEQVEGDDEGHLMEVETEEEWNMIEEVFNAFEEEGEE; encoded by the coding sequence ATGACACATGAACATAACCACGATCATGATCACGAACATGACCAAGATGATTTAATTACTTTAGTAGATGATGAAGGGAATGAAGTCTTATTCCGTATTCACTTAACAATTGACGGACAAGAACAATTTGGTAAAGATTACGTCTTGTTATATGATGCTAGCACACCTGAAGGCGAAGAAGTTGAATTATTAGCTTATGCTTATGAACAAGTTGAAGGTGATGACGAAGGTCATTTAATGGAAGTTGAAACTGAAGAAGAATGGAACATGATTGAAGAAGTCTTTAACGCATTTGAAGAAGAAGGCGAAGAGTAA
- a CDS encoding TraX family protein: MNSSYKRLTTFDLKIIGIILMFIDHIHQMFSWAGVPNWVDWFGRPVATLFFFISVEGFSHTRNKKKYLSRLLYGFWAMIIGTSIVEHFFSFPEVALQNNIFADLLIGALAMYAIDEFRTFKQTKQQKHLWIGLASLIGPLISSLLFLWSLSTGNFLLINFLRFVPSLVMTENTILIYIIPLMYLAKDYRVRQYLIIVAASLFYLLRAPGLAFTMNIQWMLIFALIPIMLYNGQKGRGMRSFFYIFYPAHIWILYIIASLMYTR, from the coding sequence ATGAATAGTAGTTATAAGCGTTTGACAACATTTGATTTGAAAATTATTGGTATTATTCTGATGTTTATCGATCATATCCATCAAATGTTTTCATGGGCTGGTGTACCTAACTGGGTTGATTGGTTTGGGCGCCCAGTTGCGACATTATTCTTCTTCATTAGTGTAGAAGGATTTAGCCATACACGAAATAAAAAGAAATATCTGTCACGATTATTATATGGTTTTTGGGCAATGATTATTGGGACAAGCATTGTAGAACACTTTTTTAGTTTTCCAGAAGTAGCACTCCAAAATAATATTTTTGCCGATTTGTTAATTGGAGCGTTAGCGATGTATGCGATTGATGAATTCCGTACGTTTAAACAAACGAAACAACAGAAACATTTATGGATTGGACTGGCTAGTTTAATTGGGCCGCTAATTTCATCATTATTATTTTTATGGAGTTTATCAACTGGTAATTTTTTATTGATTAACTTTTTACGTTTTGTCCCATCATTAGTAATGACTGAAAATACCATTTTGATTTATATCATTCCACTGATGTATTTAGCTAAAGATTACCGGGTGCGACAATATCTAATTATTGTTGCGGCCAGCCTTTTTTACTTACTACGGGCACCAGGATTAGCATTTACAATGAATATTCAATGGATGTTAATTTTTGCGTTAATTCCAATTATGTTATACAACGGACAAAAAGGTCGTGGTATGCGGTCATTCTTTTATATCTTTTATCCCGCACATATTTGGATTCTTTATATCATTGCCTCACTCATGTACACACGTTAG
- the rnhC gene encoding ribonuclease HIII, producing MTQAITLKLTEPTIKKMTNHYQKALVKAPPYSIFSAKLPGVTITAYQSGKVLFQGNHAEQEASQWGDVTEKKGPQKAQEKTTNQTTLPANFSNWPVIGSDEVGNGSYLGPVVVCATYVTPEQMPLLKELGVKDSKMLTDKLIRQIAEEIKLVVPYQELIVTPEKYNHIQPDYNVNRMKVALHNQAISLLLKKIHPTTPQGILIDQFTTEKNYRKYLALEKNAVTSPLYFQTKGEQYHLAVAAASIICRATFLNELDRASQELGLVVPSGAGPKSDQAAARILKKGGLSLLTRHAKLHFANTEKAKKIAYR from the coding sequence ATGACACAAGCTATTACGCTCAAACTAACAGAACCAACCATTAAAAAAATGACTAATCATTACCAAAAAGCATTAGTTAAAGCGCCACCTTACTCTATTTTTTCTGCTAAATTACCGGGTGTAACAATCACAGCTTACCAGTCTGGAAAAGTACTCTTTCAAGGTAATCATGCCGAACAAGAAGCCAGTCAATGGGGCGATGTTACCGAAAAAAAAGGACCGCAAAAAGCACAAGAGAAAACAACTAATCAAACAACACTACCCGCTAATTTTTCTAACTGGCCAGTTATTGGTAGTGATGAAGTTGGTAACGGTAGCTATTTAGGGCCAGTTGTCGTGTGTGCAACTTACGTGACCCCAGAACAAATGCCCTTACTAAAAGAGCTAGGTGTAAAAGATTCAAAGATGCTGACAGATAAATTGATTCGCCAAATTGCTGAAGAGATTAAGCTTGTCGTTCCTTATCAAGAATTGATTGTAACGCCAGAAAAATATAATCACATTCAACCTGACTATAATGTCAATCGAATGAAAGTTGCTTTACACAATCAAGCGATCTCTCTACTATTGAAAAAAATTCATCCCACAACACCACAAGGGATTCTAATTGACCAGTTTACTACTGAAAAAAATTATCGCAAGTATTTAGCTTTAGAAAAAAATGCTGTCACGTCACCATTATATTTTCAAACAAAAGGAGAACAGTACCATTTAGCTGTCGCTGCTGCCTCAATTATTTGTCGCGCAACTTTTTTAAATGAATTAGACCGTGCAAGCCAAGAACTAGGTCTAGTCGTACCTTCTGGAGCGGGTCCTAAATCCGACCAAGCTGCAGCCCGAATTCTAAAAAAAGGCGGACTATCCTTACTCACCCGTCATGCTAAACTTCATTTTGCCAATACTGAAAAAGCCAAAAAAATTGCGTATCGCTAA
- the zapA gene encoding cell division protein ZapA, producing MIMTEENIRYKATIAGKSYTIIGNQSHAYMDMVSELANEQLTTIKQQAPAITDEQAAILLAMNTLSVQVKLQEQILDLKKTIGQLETEVAKTADLEQRLDELKKNEKNMRKKILEEQREFSKEEMLHQIEVQKLLNQQVKEKIQKNNHKKLHNQYKK from the coding sequence ATGATTATGACGGAGGAAAACATTCGATATAAAGCAACTATTGCTGGTAAAAGTTATACAATTATTGGTAATCAATCACATGCTTATATGGACATGGTGAGTGAATTAGCTAACGAGCAGTTAACAACAATTAAACAACAAGCACCAGCAATTACTGATGAGCAAGCAGCAATACTCTTAGCCATGAATACATTATCAGTACAAGTTAAATTACAGGAACAAATTTTAGATTTAAAAAAGACGATTGGTCAGTTGGAAACAGAAGTAGCTAAAACGGCTGATTTGGAACAACGTTTAGATGAATTGAAAAAAAATGAAAAAAATATGCGAAAAAAGATTTTAGAAGAACAGCGCGAATTTAGTAAAGAAGAGATGCTCCATCAAATAGAGGTCCAAAAATTACTAAATCAACAAGTAAAAGAAAAAATACAAAAGAATAATCATAAAAAATTACATAATCAGTATAAAAAATAA
- a CDS encoding CvpA family protein codes for MLTVLILIFIGTGFYAGYQRGLYLQVVYSVGYLISFIVAKQNYLALGQKIDLLIPYPAPTNDTKLVFFDKNLVFDMDKAFYPAVAFVLILIIGWGITKFIAMFFYRLTFIPIIKQGNDLAGGIVNAGVVVIGLAIFLTMISMVPVPFIQSMFQKSQLARVIVEHTPIISKQLTNWWINKTIM; via the coding sequence ATGTTAACAGTATTAATTTTAATTTTTATTGGAACTGGATTTTATGCAGGTTACCAACGTGGATTGTATCTACAAGTTGTCTATTCTGTGGGCTATTTAATATCGTTTATTGTCGCTAAGCAGAACTATTTAGCATTAGGACAAAAAATAGATTTATTAATTCCTTATCCTGCACCAACAAATGACACCAAACTTGTTTTTTTTGATAAGAACTTAGTTTTTGACATGGATAAAGCATTTTATCCCGCGGTTGCTTTTGTGTTAATTCTAATTATTGGCTGGGGAATTACAAAGTTTATTGCGATGTTTTTCTATCGCTTAACATTTATTCCTATAATCAAACAAGGCAATGATCTAGCTGGTGGCATTGTTAATGCTGGAGTAGTTGTTATAGGTTTAGCGATTTTTTTGACGATGATATCAATGGTACCAGTACCTTTTATTCAATCAATGTTTCAAAAAAGTCAATTAGCACGAGTTATTGTTGAACATACACCAATTATTTCCAAACAGTTGACTAATTGGTGGATTAACAAAACTATTATGTAA